In a genomic window of Flavobacterium sp. KACC 22761:
- a CDS encoding DUF721 domain-containing protein: protein MAKRLNNESTIGAVLKQIIQTNKLQSGMDEIDVRDAWKQLMGSGVNTYTRNVVLKGSTLYVELGSAVLREELSHGKSKIVKMINEELGRDVVKEVVLR, encoded by the coding sequence ATGGCAAAGAGACTAAATAACGAAAGTACGATTGGGGCTGTTTTGAAGCAAATTATTCAGACGAACAAGCTTCAGTCTGGAATGGATGAAATTGATGTTCGTGATGCTTGGAAACAATTGATGGGAAGTGGCGTAAACACTTATACCAGAAATGTTGTTTTGAAGGGAAGCACGCTTTATGTTGAATTAGGTTCGGCTGTTTTGAGAGAAGAACTAAGCCACGGAAAGTCAAAAATCGTTAAAATGATTAATGAAGAATTAGGGCGTGATGTGGTGAAAGAGGTTGTTTTGAGATAA
- a CDS encoding serine hydrolase, with protein sequence MTKTICTILTLLVFSACSKDTTEPDTAPTENMYFPPLTGTTWETKSVADLKWNQSAVQPLLDYLELKNSKSFMILVNGRIVLENYFNKHTATTNWYWASAGKTLTSTVTGIAQQENLLNINDKVSKYLGTGWTSETPSKEDLITCKHLLTMTSGLDDSTDDVEPANLIYKADAGTRWAYHNVYVKLQDVVEKASGQKWETYFNSKLRDKIGMNGNWVQLGVNSVYTSDTRSMARFGLLMLNKGKWENNAILNEAYFNDATTTSQNINLGYGYLWWLNGKASYHLPQSQLTFQGSVIPTGPSDMFMALGKNDQKIYVIPSKKMVIIRMGDAADNVNLALSDFDKTLWKKINALYQ encoded by the coding sequence ATGACCAAAACCATTTGTACCATCCTGACACTCTTAGTGTTCAGCGCATGCAGTAAAGACACAACAGAACCAGATACTGCTCCAACAGAAAATATGTATTTTCCGCCATTAACCGGAACAACTTGGGAAACAAAATCAGTCGCTGATTTAAAATGGAATCAAAGTGCTGTTCAGCCACTTTTAGATTATCTAGAGCTTAAAAATTCCAAATCGTTTATGATTTTAGTAAATGGCCGAATCGTTTTAGAAAATTATTTCAACAAACATACCGCAACAACAAACTGGTATTGGGCCAGCGCCGGAAAAACATTGACATCGACTGTAACAGGAATTGCACAACAAGAAAATTTGTTAAATATAAATGACAAAGTTTCAAAATATCTTGGAACAGGCTGGACAAGTGAAACTCCATCAAAAGAAGACCTTATTACTTGCAAACACTTATTGACCATGACATCAGGCCTAGATGACAGTACAGATGATGTCGAACCAGCAAATTTAATCTACAAAGCTGATGCAGGCACACGATGGGCATATCATAATGTATATGTAAAACTGCAAGATGTTGTAGAAAAAGCCAGCGGACAAAAATGGGAAACGTATTTCAACAGCAAATTAAGAGACAAAATCGGGATGAATGGCAATTGGGTTCAGCTTGGCGTAAACAGTGTCTACACCAGCGACACAAGAAGCATGGCGCGTTTTGGATTGTTGATGCTCAATAAAGGAAAATGGGAAAACAACGCTATTTTAAACGAAGCTTATTTTAATGACGCAACAACAACTTCACAAAACATTAATTTAGGATACGGCTATTTATGGTGGCTGAACGGAAAAGCTTCTTATCATTTGCCACAATCGCAACTTACTTTTCAAGGTAGCGTAATTCCAACTGGCCCAAGCGATATGTTTATGGCTTTAGGAAAAAACGATCAGAAGATCTACGTAATTCCAAGCAAGAAAATGGTCATAATCAGAATGGGAGATGCAGCAGATAATGTAAATCTTGCTTTATCTGATTTTGATAAAACATTATGGAAAAAAATCAATGCATTATATCAATAA
- the ftsY gene encoding signal recognition particle-docking protein FtsY encodes MSFFKKLFSTEKKETLDKGLEKTKTTFFSKLSKAVAGKSKVDDDVLDNLEEVLVASDVGVNTTLKIIERIEKRVAEDKYLGTDELNQILRDEIGALLAETNTGEATEFEVPAAKKPYVLMVVGVNGVGKTTTIGKLAYQFKKAGHKVVLGAADTFRAAAIDQLQVWADRVQVPIVRQQMGSDPASVAFDTLQSAVAQDADVVIIDTAGRLHNKINLMNELTKVKRVMQKVVADAPHDVLLVLDGSTGQNAFEQAKQFTAATEVTSLAVTKLDGTAKGGVVIGISDQFKIPVKYIGVGEGIEDLQVFNKYEFVDSFFK; translated from the coding sequence ATGAGTTTTTTTAAAAAATTATTCTCTACCGAAAAAAAAGAGACTTTAGACAAAGGTCTTGAAAAAACAAAAACTACTTTTTTCTCGAAGTTAAGTAAAGCTGTTGCTGGAAAATCTAAAGTCGATGATGATGTTTTAGATAATCTGGAAGAAGTTCTTGTAGCTTCAGATGTTGGCGTAAACACTACTTTGAAAATCATAGAAAGAATTGAAAAGCGTGTTGCGGAAGATAAATATCTTGGAACTGACGAATTGAATCAGATTCTTCGTGATGAAATAGGAGCTTTATTGGCTGAAACTAACACAGGCGAAGCAACAGAATTTGAAGTTCCTGCAGCTAAAAAACCTTATGTATTAATGGTTGTTGGTGTAAACGGAGTTGGAAAAACTACAACGATTGGAAAATTAGCTTATCAATTCAAAAAAGCGGGACATAAAGTGGTTTTAGGTGCTGCCGATACTTTTCGTGCGGCGGCGATCGACCAATTGCAAGTTTGGGCAGATAGAGTTCAAGTGCCAATTGTAAGACAGCAAATGGGAAGTGATCCGGCTTCGGTAGCTTTTGACACTTTGCAATCTGCGGTTGCTCAAGATGCTGATGTTGTGATTATTGATACAGCAGGACGTTTGCATAACAAAATCAACCTGATGAACGAGCTTACAAAAGTAAAAAGAGTGATGCAAAAAGTAGTTGCCGATGCTCCACATGATGTGCTTTTGGTTTTAGACGGTTCAACTGGGCAAAATGCTTTTGAACAGGCAAAACAATTTACTGCTGCGACGGAAGTAACGTCATTAGCAGTTACTAAGTTAGACGGAACTGCAAAAGGTGGTGTTGTGATTGGTATTTCAGATCAGTTTAAAATTCCGGTGAAATATATTGGTGTTGGCGAGGGAATTGAAGATTTGCAAGTCTTTAATAAATATGAATTCGTAGACAGTTTCTTTAAATAA
- a CDS encoding DUF4295 domain-containing protein, translating into MAKKTVASLQTSSKRLSKAIKMVKSPKTGAYTFVESIMAPEEVDEFLKKK; encoded by the coding sequence ATGGCAAAGAAAACCGTAGCATCGTTACAAACATCTTCTAAGAGATTATCAAAAGCCATCAAAATGGTGAAATCTCCTAAAACTGGTGCATATACATTCGTAGAATCTATTATGGCTCCTGAAGAAGTTGATGAATTCTTGAAAAAGAAATAA
- the rpmG gene encoding 50S ribosomal protein L33, protein MAKKGNRIQVILECTEHKTSGVPGTSRYITTKNKKNTPDRLEIKKFNPILKRVTVHKEIK, encoded by the coding sequence ATGGCAAAGAAAGGTAATAGAATCCAAGTAATTTTAGAATGTACTGAGCACAAGACTTCTGGTGTTCCAGGAACTTCTAGATATATTACAACTAAGAACAAAAAAAATACTCCAGACAGATTAGAGATTAAAAAATTTAATCCAATCTTAAAAAGAGTAACTGTTCACAAAGAAATTAAGTAA
- the rpmB gene encoding 50S ribosomal protein L28 yields the protein MSRVCDLTGKRAMVGNNVSHAMNKTKRKFSVNLVKKRFYLPEEDRWITLRVAASTIKTINKNGITAVLKKAQSEGFIK from the coding sequence ATGTCAAGAGTTTGTGACCTTACAGGTAAAAGAGCGATGGTAGGAAATAACGTTTCTCACGCTATGAACAAAACTAAGAGAAAGTTTTCTGTAAACTTAGTTAAAAAGCGTTTTTATCTTCCAGAAGAAGATAGATGGATTACTCTTAGAGTAGCAGCATCTACGATAAAAACAATTAATAAAAATGGAATCACTGCAGTTTTGAAAAAAGCGCAGTCAGAAGGATTTATCAAATAA
- a CDS encoding CinA family nicotinamide mononucleotide deamidase-related protein, translated as MKATIITIGDEILIGQIIDTNSGFIAKALDRIGVEVTEMISISDDKKQILDTFAQLQNKVDIVIVTGGLGPTKDDVTKKTFCEYFDDELVVNPEVLAHVTQLIEGFYKRPISQLNKDQALVPSTCTVLHNQVGTAPGMWMKKENTVFVSLPGVPYEMKYLVEEEIIPKIVREYKRPYIIHKTILTYGQGESLVAERIENWENNLPEFIKLAYLPNPGRVRLRMTARGTDKEELEKAIEDNVRSLDAIIHDIIVGYEENETIETVIAKFLTKQNKTISTAESCTGGKIASLLSSVQGASKYFKGSVVSYATEAKVNVLGVSQDLIDEYSVVSAEVATAMALSVKEMLKTDYAIATTGNAGPSKGDSDAEIGTVFIALATPTEVIVEEFNFGQPREKVIDRASIKSLEILQKEILKIVQ; from the coding sequence ATGAAAGCAACCATTATAACTATTGGAGACGAAATTTTAATAGGACAGATTATTGATACGAATTCGGGATTTATTGCAAAAGCATTAGACCGAATTGGAGTTGAGGTTACAGAAATGATCTCAATAAGCGATGATAAAAAACAGATTTTAGATACGTTTGCACAACTTCAGAATAAAGTTGATATCGTAATTGTGACCGGAGGTTTGGGCCCAACAAAAGATGATGTTACTAAAAAGACATTCTGTGAATATTTTGATGATGAACTTGTAGTTAATCCAGAAGTTCTAGCGCATGTGACACAATTGATTGAAGGTTTTTACAAAAGACCGATTTCGCAATTAAATAAAGATCAGGCGTTGGTTCCTTCGACTTGCACGGTTTTGCATAATCAAGTCGGGACTGCGCCGGGAATGTGGATGAAGAAAGAAAATACTGTTTTTGTTTCGCTTCCGGGAGTTCCTTATGAAATGAAATATTTAGTGGAAGAAGAAATAATTCCAAAAATAGTTCGCGAATACAAGCGTCCATACATTATTCATAAAACCATTTTGACTTACGGTCAAGGTGAAAGTTTAGTTGCAGAGCGTATTGAAAATTGGGAAAATAATCTCCCAGAGTTTATCAAATTAGCCTATTTGCCAAATCCTGGACGCGTGCGCCTGCGCATGACAGCCCGCGGAACAGATAAAGAAGAATTGGAAAAAGCAATTGAAGATAATGTTCGTTCTTTAGATGCGATAATTCATGATATAATAGTAGGTTACGAAGAAAATGAAACGATCGAAACCGTCATTGCCAAGTTTCTAACAAAGCAAAACAAAACCATTTCGACTGCCGAAAGTTGTACAGGAGGAAAAATTGCTTCGCTTTTGTCTTCTGTGCAAGGCGCTTCAAAATATTTTAAAGGAAGTGTTGTTTCGTATGCAACAGAAGCCAAAGTCAATGTTCTTGGAGTTTCGCAAGATTTGATTGATGAATATTCGGTAGTTAGTGCCGAGGTTGCAACAGCTATGGCTTTGAGTGTGAAAGAGATGCTTAAAACAGACTACGCAATTGCAACGACCGGCAACGCTGGGCCGTCAAAAGGCGACTCTGATGCTGAAATTGGCACTGTTTTTATAGCTTTGGCAACGCCAACTGAAGTAATTGTAGAAGAATTTAACTTCGGACAACCGCGTGAAAAAGTGATAGATAGAGCGAGTATTAAGAGTTTGGAAATATTACAGAAAGAAATTTTAAAAATTGTGCAATAA
- a CDS encoding Hpt domain-containing protein, with protein sequence MALKYNLSKVYALSDNDPEFVNEILKLFVTEVPEDLKQIKEGIKKKDHKYAYSYAHKIKPTLDLMGLNVAFEEILQVEAWTKAEGKKKDIIETFKSIRVQVKEAIKEIKKDFDL encoded by the coding sequence ATGGCTTTAAAGTACAACCTTTCGAAAGTATATGCGCTTTCAGACAATGATCCTGAATTTGTAAACGAAATTCTTAAATTATTTGTTACTGAAGTTCCTGAAGATTTAAAGCAAATCAAGGAAGGAATTAAGAAAAAGGATCATAAATATGCTTATTCGTATGCGCACAAAATAAAGCCTACGCTGGATTTGATGGGCTTAAATGTAGCTTTTGAAGAAATACTTCAAGTTGAAGCATGGACAAAGGCTGAAGGCAAGAAAAAAGATATTATTGAGACTTTTAAAAGTATTAGGGTACAGGTAAAAGAAGCGATAAAAGAAATCAAAAAAGATTTTGATTTGTAA
- a CDS encoding fumarylacetoacetate hydrolase family protein, whose translation MKIICIGRNYTNHIEELKNERPDEPVIFMKPDSAVLLKQHPFVIPEFSEEIHHEIEIIVKINKVGKYIEPKFANKYYDEISVGIDFTARDLQDKLKAKGLPWEKAKAFDGSAVIGDFLPKSDFVSMENLTFELKNNSNTVQKGNTSLMLWKIDELIAYVSQFFTLKIGDIIFTGTPAGVAPVKPNDVLEGFLEDKKLFRIQVK comes from the coding sequence ATGAAAATCATTTGCATCGGTAGAAATTATACCAATCATATTGAGGAATTAAAAAACGAACGCCCAGACGAGCCGGTTATTTTTATGAAACCTGATTCGGCGGTTTTGTTGAAGCAGCATCCTTTTGTAATTCCAGAATTTTCTGAGGAGATTCATCACGAAATTGAGATAATTGTTAAAATAAATAAAGTAGGAAAGTACATCGAGCCTAAATTTGCCAATAAGTATTATGACGAAATTAGTGTAGGTATCGATTTTACTGCCAGAGATTTACAAGATAAACTAAAAGCAAAAGGATTGCCTTGGGAAAAAGCAAAGGCATTTGACGGTTCTGCTGTCATTGGAGATTTTTTGCCAAAAAGTGATTTCGTTTCTATGGAAAATCTTACTTTTGAATTGAAAAATAATTCTAATACAGTTCAAAAAGGCAATACAAGCTTAATGCTTTGGAAAATTGATGAGCTTATTGCGTATGTTTCGCAGTTTTTTACATTAAAAATTGGAGACATAATTTTTACAGGAACGCCGGCAGGTGTTGCGCCTGTGAAACCAAATGATGTTTTAGAAGGCTTTTTGGAAGATAAAAAATTATTCAGAATACAAGTAAAATAA
- a CDS encoding 3'-5' exonuclease, translated as MELKLNKPICFFDLETTGIDIGKDRIVEISIFKVYPNGNKESKTWLVNPTIPIPPQTTAVHGITDEKVANEPTFAELAPHIYNMIKDSDLGGFNSDRFDIPLLAEELLRAGVDFDMKNKVSVDVQTIFHKMEERTLSAALKFYCGKTLDNAHSAEADTMATYEILKAQLDRYPELENDMKALSEFTTRKKIADFAGMIAFDKDDEEIFTFGKHKGAKVEKILETEPGYFSWIQNADFPLYTKKVLTGIKLRKLNTK; from the coding sequence ATGGAATTAAAACTTAACAAACCAATTTGCTTTTTTGATCTTGAAACAACTGGTATAGATATCGGTAAAGATCGAATCGTAGAAATTTCAATATTCAAAGTTTACCCAAACGGAAATAAGGAAAGCAAAACATGGTTGGTAAATCCTACTATTCCAATTCCTCCACAAACAACCGCTGTGCATGGCATCACTGACGAAAAAGTAGCAAATGAACCTACTTTTGCAGAACTTGCGCCTCATATATATAATATGATAAAAGATAGTGACTTGGGAGGTTTCAACTCGGATCGTTTTGATATTCCGTTGCTTGCTGAAGAATTACTTCGTGCAGGAGTGGATTTTGATATGAAAAACAAAGTTTCTGTAGATGTTCAGACTATTTTCCATAAAATGGAAGAGCGTACTTTGAGTGCTGCCTTGAAATTTTATTGTGGAAAAACGTTGGATAATGCACACTCGGCAGAAGCAGATACAATGGCGACTTACGAAATTTTAAAAGCGCAGCTAGATCGTTATCCTGAATTGGAAAATGACATGAAAGCATTGTCTGAGTTTACAACACGCAAAAAAATCGCTGATTTTGCAGGAATGATTGCTTTTGATAAAGATGACGAGGAGATTTTTACTTTCGGAAAACATAAAGGAGCAAAAGTTGAAAAAATTCTCGAAACGGAGCCTGGGTATTTCAGCTGGATTCAAAACGCGGATTTTCCTTTATACACCAAAAAGGTTTTAACTGGAATTAAATTAAGAAAATTAAACACTAAATAA
- a CDS encoding dihydrolipoamide acetyltransferase family protein: MARFELKLPKMGESVAEATITNWLKEVGDRIEADEAVLEIATDKVDSEVPSEVSGVLVEQLFGKDDLVQVGQTIAIIETEGDAPAETKAEETVIPAAAAEIEKTIETVKETVSAPQDFASSDKFFSPLVKNIAKEEGVSIAELDNIQGSGKDGRVTKEDILKYVEDRKSGVIAPVAATEPVKVVAEPVKVAEPVKAVEPVAQKSHQAVPVSVNGGDEIIEMDRMRKLISGYMVASVQTSAHVQSFIEVDVTNIVKWRDKVKAAFEKREGEKLTFTPIMMEAVAKALKDFPGMNISVDGEYIIKKKNINLGMAAALPNGNLIVPVIKNADQLNLVGMAKAVNDLGNRAKAGKLKPDDTQGGTYTVTNVGTFGSVFGTPIINQPQVGILALGAIRKVPAVIETPEGDFIGIRQKMFLSHSYDHRVVDGALGGSFVKRVAEYLEAFDVDRDF, encoded by the coding sequence ATGGCAAGATTTGAATTAAAACTTCCTAAAATGGGAGAAAGTGTCGCTGAAGCAACTATTACAAACTGGTTGAAAGAAGTTGGAGACAGAATTGAAGCTGATGAAGCTGTACTGGAAATTGCAACTGACAAAGTTGACAGCGAAGTGCCAAGCGAGGTATCAGGAGTTTTAGTTGAACAGTTATTTGGTAAAGATGATTTAGTTCAGGTAGGACAGACTATTGCAATTATTGAAACAGAAGGTGATGCTCCAGCTGAAACAAAAGCTGAAGAAACAGTAATCCCGGCAGCTGCTGCAGAAATTGAGAAAACAATTGAGACAGTAAAAGAAACAGTAAGTGCTCCGCAGGATTTTGCTTCATCGGATAAATTCTTTTCTCCATTGGTTAAAAATATTGCCAAAGAAGAAGGAGTTTCTATTGCTGAACTTGACAATATTCAAGGTTCAGGAAAAGATGGACGCGTAACTAAAGAAGATATTTTAAAATACGTTGAAGACCGCAAATCTGGAGTAATAGCTCCTGTTGCAGCAACAGAACCTGTGAAAGTAGTTGCTGAACCAGTAAAAGTTGCTGAGCCGGTTAAAGCAGTAGAACCTGTAGCTCAAAAAAGTCATCAAGCAGTTCCGGTTTCTGTAAATGGAGGTGATGAAATCATCGAAATGGACAGAATGCGTAAACTGATTTCAGGATATATGGTGGCTTCTGTGCAGACTTCGGCTCATGTTCAGTCGTTCATTGAGGTCGATGTAACAAACATTGTAAAATGGAGAGACAAAGTGAAAGCTGCTTTTGAGAAAAGAGAAGGCGAGAAATTGACTTTTACGCCAATTATGATGGAAGCTGTTGCAAAAGCTTTGAAAGATTTCCCAGGAATGAATATTTCGGTTGACGGTGAATATATTATCAAAAAGAAAAATATAAACTTAGGAATGGCGGCAGCGTTGCCAAACGGAAACTTAATTGTTCCTGTAATTAAAAATGCAGATCAGTTAAATCTTGTTGGAATGGCAAAAGCGGTTAACGATTTAGGAAACCGTGCAAAAGCTGGAAAATTAAAACCAGACGATACACAAGGCGGAACTTATACAGTTACAAACGTGGGGACTTTTGGAAGTGTTTTTGGAACGCCAATTATCAATCAGCCACAAGTTGGAATTCTAGCTCTTGGAGCAATTCGTAAAGTGCCGGCAGTTATTGAAACTCCTGAAGGTGATTTTATCGGAATTCGTCAAAAAATGTTCTTGTCGCACTCTTATGATCATAGAGTTGTAGATGGAGCTTTAGGCGGTAGCTTCGTAAAAAGAGTAGCTGAATATTTAGAAGCATTTGACGTGGATCGCGATTTCTAG
- a CDS encoding glycosyltransferase family 2 protein, whose protein sequence is MQLSVIILNYNVRYFLEQCVLSVQEAISTIDAEIIVVDNNSSDDSCLIMQERFPSVKFIQNKENFGFPKGNNIGVQEAQGEYICILNPDTVVAEDTFTKILAFAEKQKDLGIIGCKLIDGKGNFLPESKRGIPTPWVAFTKVLGLYKFFPKWKIFNQYYAQHINENENGKVEILVGAFMFMKRELYNDLKGFDENCFMYADDIDLSYRVLQKQKTNYYFAETTVLHYKGESTIKDEKYMKRFQEAMNFFYDKHFKKSLFFSWFIQLGIWFFSFVKMFQGKPKQKPQPEKYIFYSSNSILSEKLPSILKNKVQFLDFKKEKMVNSCHVFKGKRVEIILDNQYVSFKKCIKIIETLKDKKVTFKIFPKKANFIIGSNSRNDRGQIVKIE, encoded by the coding sequence ATGCAGCTTTCGGTTATTATTTTAAATTACAATGTGCGTTATTTTCTGGAACAGTGCGTTTTGAGTGTTCAAGAAGCTATTTCAACAATAGACGCTGAAATTATTGTAGTCGATAATAATTCTTCTGACGACTCTTGTTTGATTATGCAAGAGCGATTTCCGTCAGTAAAATTTATTCAAAACAAAGAAAATTTCGGTTTCCCAAAAGGCAATAATATTGGAGTGCAAGAAGCACAGGGTGAATATATATGTATTTTAAATCCTGATACTGTCGTTGCCGAAGATACTTTTACTAAAATTTTAGCTTTCGCCGAAAAGCAAAAAGATTTGGGAATAATTGGATGTAAATTAATTGACGGAAAAGGAAATTTTTTACCCGAAAGCAAACGAGGAATCCCGACACCTTGGGTCGCTTTTACAAAGGTTTTGGGATTGTATAAGTTTTTCCCGAAATGGAAAATCTTTAATCAATATTATGCACAGCATATAAATGAAAATGAAAATGGAAAAGTGGAGATTCTTGTTGGTGCATTTATGTTTATGAAACGAGAGCTTTATAACGATTTGAAAGGTTTTGACGAAAACTGCTTTATGTATGCTGATGACATTGATTTATCGTATCGCGTATTGCAAAAACAAAAGACAAATTATTATTTCGCTGAAACAACCGTTTTGCATTATAAAGGCGAAAGCACTATAAAAGATGAGAAATATATGAAGCGTTTTCAAGAAGCAATGAATTTCTTTTATGATAAGCATTTCAAGAAATCATTGTTTTTTAGCTGGTTTATTCAACTAGGAATTTGGTTTTTCTCTTTTGTAAAAATGTTTCAAGGAAAACCAAAGCAAAAACCGCAGCCTGAAAAGTATATTTTTTATTCTTCAAATAGTATTTTGTCTGAAAAATTACCTTCAATTTTAAAAAATAAAGTTCAGTTTTTGGATTTCAAAAAAGAAAAAATGGTAAATTCGTGCCACGTTTTTAAGGGTAAAAGAGTTGAGATTATTTTAGATAATCAGTACGTTTCATTCAAAAAATGTATCAAAATCATAGAAACTCTTAAAGATAAGAAGGTTACTTTTAAGATTTTCCCCAAAAAAGCAAATTTTATTATTGGAAGCAATTCTCGAAATGACAGGGGGCAAATTGTAAAAATTGAGTAA
- a CDS encoding DUF5009 domain-containing protein, whose amino-acid sequence MRIKENLYNQRIISIDALRGITIFVMIFVNELASIKDVPQWMKHMPADADAMTFVDVVFPAFLFIVGMSIPFAFNARLLKGDSPKTIWAHTLKRALALIIIGVFMVNAEYGYDASKMLISPALWGLLAYAMPIPIWNKYSKDLPVWLKNTLQYGGMLVLVALYFLYIQDTGERGMTPKWWGILGLIGWAYLFTVVYYWLVCGRLLAMIAFLVLCVVCNSINLTEGSILQHLPWFNFIAGHLTHASLVTAGVIISLLFFDRKTPIKINWPVIGFAILFFTVGYLLRPYFGISKIKGTPSWTMFSAAICTILFYFLYWLMEVKKQTKWSDFFMPAAANPLLIYILPGVIYYFCKVLNFHIIPGYFRVGVPGIIWSLVFSTIMLFVMKICNKYKIQLHL is encoded by the coding sequence ATGAGAATTAAAGAGAATTTATATAACCAAAGAATTATTTCTATAGATGCTTTGCGAGGAATTACGATTTTTGTAATGATTTTTGTAAATGAGTTGGCGAGCATAAAAGATGTACCACAATGGATGAAGCATATGCCAGCCGATGCCGATGCAATGACTTTTGTAGATGTGGTGTTTCCAGCTTTTTTGTTTATTGTAGGAATGTCGATTCCATTTGCTTTCAATGCTAGATTATTAAAAGGAGATAGCCCAAAAACGATTTGGGCACATACTTTAAAAAGAGCATTAGCTTTGATAATCATTGGTGTTTTTATGGTCAATGCCGAGTATGGTTATGATGCCTCAAAAATGCTTATTTCTCCTGCCCTTTGGGGACTTTTGGCTTACGCAATGCCAATTCCAATTTGGAATAAATATTCTAAAGACTTGCCAGTTTGGTTGAAAAATACGCTTCAGTACGGAGGAATGCTCGTTTTAGTAGCTCTTTATTTTCTTTACATTCAAGACACAGGCGAAAGAGGTATGACGCCAAAATGGTGGGGAATTCTTGGCTTGATTGGTTGGGCGTATCTTTTTACTGTAGTTTATTATTGGTTGGTTTGTGGTCGATTGCTTGCTATGATTGCTTTTCTGGTTTTATGCGTTGTTTGCAATTCAATCAACCTGACAGAAGGATCAATTTTACAGCATTTGCCTTGGTTTAACTTTATTGCAGGACATTTGACGCATGCATCTTTAGTAACTGCGGGAGTAATAATTTCACTATTATTTTTTGATCGAAAAACACCAATCAAAATTAATTGGCCAGTTATCGGTTTTGCTATTTTGTTTTTTACTGTTGGATATTTGTTGAGACCTTATTTTGGAATTTCAAAAATTAAAGGAACACCTTCTTGGACTATGTTTTCGGCAGCTATTTGTACAATTCTATTTTATTTTTTGTACTGGCTTATGGAAGTTAAAAAACAGACTAAATGGAGCGATTTTTTTATGCCAGCCGCTGCGAATCCATTACTGATTTATATTTTGCCGGGCGTTATTTATTACTTCTGTAAAGTTCTTAATTTTCATATTATTCCAGGATATTTTCGTGTTGGAGTTCCCGGCATTATTTGGTCGTTAGTTTTCTCAACCATTATGTTGTTTGTAATGAAAATTTGCAACAAATATAAAATTCAGTTGCATTTGTGA
- a CDS encoding tyrosine-protein phosphatase, giving the protein MLSFLKSKPYLKDLLAGNYVDIHSHLLPGIDDGAKTIADTSKLAKSFQEMGVVQFIATPHISHYIWNNSPEAIIAKQQETQILLEAENIKTPFKAAAEYFMDDWFESHFQNEKLLTLKDNYVLVEMSYMNAPVQLYKILFDLQVAGYIPVLAHPERYLFYHKNFNEYDKLKKAGCLFQLNLLATVGYYGAEITKVADELLKKGMYDFVGTDVHHNNHIASFNQKLKIDNNNIKGLKDIISNNQFFKF; this is encoded by the coding sequence ATGTTATCATTCTTAAAATCAAAACCGTACTTAAAGGACCTTCTTGCTGGAAATTATGTCGACATTCATTCGCATTTATTGCCAGGAATTGATGATGGTGCCAAAACAATAGCTGACACAAGCAAACTTGCAAAGTCTTTTCAGGAAATGGGTGTTGTTCAATTTATTGCTACGCCGCATATTAGTCATTACATTTGGAATAATTCGCCTGAAGCAATTATTGCTAAACAGCAAGAAACTCAAATTTTGCTGGAAGCTGAAAATATTAAAACGCCTTTTAAAGCTGCAGCAGAATATTTCATGGATGATTGGTTTGAAAGCCATTTTCAAAACGAAAAACTTTTGACATTGAAAGACAATTATGTTTTAGTTGAAATGTCGTACATGAATGCACCTGTTCAATTGTACAAAATTCTTTTTGATCTTCAAGTTGCAGGTTATATTCCGGTTTTAGCACACCCTGAGCGCTATTTATTTTATCATAAAAATTTTAATGAATATGATAAATTAAAAAAAGCAGGTTGTCTATTTCAGCTTAATTTATTAGCGACAGTTGGATATTATGGCGCTGAAATCACCAAAGTAGCAGACGAGCTTCTGAAAAAAGGAATGTATGATTTTGTTGGAACAGATGTGCATCATAATAATCATATCGCATCTTTCAATCAAAAGTTAAAAATTGACAATAACAATATTAAAGGCCTAAAGGACATTATTTCAAATAATCAATTCTTCAAGTTTTAA